Proteins encoded in a region of the Raphanus sativus cultivar WK10039 chromosome 8, ASM80110v3, whole genome shotgun sequence genome:
- the LOC108820027 gene encoding chaperone protein dnaJ 49, whose product MDKDEAKRALDIAEKKLSEKDYDGAKKFANKAQNMYPELDGLKQVSMMIDVYISAAVKINGGTESEWYGVLGVDSMADDETVRRQYKKLALLLHPDKNKFNGAEGAFKLVLHAWSLLSDWDERVLYDERRMGKEKKPPTSAKAKEAPVKPSTQFWTKCTECKTRCEYWRDPYLNKTVLCPMCGKTYIATEQIPRANVRQARRVYNVQYGFYI is encoded by the coding sequence ATGGATAAGGATGAAGCGAAAAGGGCATTGGATATTGCTGAGAAGAAACTTTCAGAGAAAGATTACGATGGAGCCAAGAAATTTGCTAACAAGGCTCAGAATATGTACCCGGAGCTTGATGGCTTGAAACAAGTGTCGATGATGATCGATGTTTATATCTCTGCAGCAGTCAAGATCAATGGAGGAACAGAATCTGAGTGGTACGGTGTTCTTGGTGTTGATTCTATGGCTGATGATGAAACAGTGAGGAGACAGTACAAGAAGTTAGCCCTTTTGCTTCATCCGGACAAGAACAAGTTTAATGGAGCGGAAGGCGCGTTTAAGCTGGTTTTACATGCCTGGTCTCTGTTATCTGACTGGGATGAGAGAGTCCTCTATGATGAAAGGAGGATGGGGAAGGAGAAGAAACCACCAACAAGTGCGAAGGCTAAGGAGGCGCCTGTGAAACCATCAACTCAGTTTTGGACAAAGTGCACTGAATGTAAGACACGATGCGAATATTGGAGGGATCCTTATCTTAACAAGACCGTACTTTGTCCAATGTGTGGTAAGACTTACATTGCAACCGAGCAAATTCCACGGGCAAATGTTAGGCAAGCCCGCAGGGTTTACAATGTACAGTATGGATTTTACATATAA
- the LOC108819446 gene encoding uncharacterized protein LOC108819446: MVENSVKPSSKDTLASRPMARNLKGVGDLAEDLSHISDAEVAGYLNTKKESLLMKMAWEMMNPDYNKGTQRRPTTVKKKKDPISKTAAPPSKKTFPTTTQTNEESEKKKRLSSYINLDVLDKLFDDEENSPKRTKLGEAVVVSDQMEILQQRSEERLLEPEDSEEGEPVWNEDDYSNEDANGGQDEFYGDADLEYEDEGEDNEDIIW; encoded by the exons ATG GTGGAGAATTCAGTAAAACCATCCTCAAAAGACACACTGGCATCTAGACCAATGGCTAGAAACCTAAAAGGTGTTGGTGATCTTGCAGAGGACTTATCTCATATCAGTGATGCTGAg GTTGCTGGTTATCTGAATACTAAAAAAGAGTCCCTTCTGATGAAGATGGCGTGGGAGATGATGAACCCTGATTACAACAAG GGAACGCAGAGGAGACCTACTacagtgaagaagaagaaagatccTATTAGTAAGACTGCTGCTCCTCCTAGCAAGAAAACTTTTCCAACCACAACACAAACCAATGAAGaaagtgaaaagaaaaag CGACTGAGTTCATATATCAACTTGGATGTCTTGGATAAGCTATTTGATGAT GAGGAGAACTCTCCGAAGAGGACTAAGTTAGGGGAAGCAGTCGTTGTCAGTGACCAGATGGAAATTTTACAGCAAAGGAGTGAAGAACGCCTTTTGGAACCTGAGGATTCTGAAGAAGGTGAACCGGTCTGGAACGAGGATGATTACAGTAATGAAGATGCTAATGGAGGACAGGACGAGTTCTATGGTGACGCCGATCTTGAATAtgaagatgaaggagaagaTAATGAAGATATAATTTGGTGA
- the LOC108819445 gene encoding iron-sulfur protein required for NADH dehydrogenase, mitochondrial encodes MASVALLRSLRRREIRAASVSAYQLSSASAGGRTTELRLTGVKDIIAVASGKGGVGKSSTAVNLAVALANKCNLKIGLLDADVYGPSVPIMMSINQKPQVNQDMKMIPVENYGVKCMSIGLLVEKDAPIVWRGPMVMSALAKMTRGVDWGDLDVLVVDMPPGTGDAQITISQNLKLSGAVIVSTPQDVALADANRGISMFDKVRVPILGLVENMSCFVCPHCNEASFIFGKEGARQMAAKKGLKLIGEIPLEMKIREGSDEGVPVVVSSPGSVVSKAYEDLALNVVNRLKELRDNPENDIQMKLNVPHSSQNKP; translated from the exons atgGCCTCCGTCGCGCTTCTTCGGTCTCTCCGCCGCCGCGAAATCCGCGCAGCTTCCGTCTCGGCGTACCAACTC AGCTCTGCAAGCGCCGGCGGGAGGACGACGGAGCTCCGGTTAACCGGAGTCAAAGATATCATCGCCGTTGCGTCTGGTAAAGGCGGAGTTGGAAAGTCGTCCACTGCTG TGAACTTAGCTGTTGCATTAGCCAACAAATGTAATCTCAAGATTGGGTTGCTTGATGCCGATGTGTACGGACCATCTGTTCCCATCATGATGAGTATCAATCAAAAGCCTCAAGTTAACCAAG ATATGAAGATGATTCCAGTAGAGAACTATGGAGTTAAATGCATGTCAATTGGACTCCTTGTAGAGAAAGATGCACCTATTGTGTGGAGAGGTCCTATG GTAATGAGTGCTCTTGCTAAGATGACAAGAGGAGTTGATTGGGGAGATCTTgatgttcttgttgttgataTGCCACCTGGAACCGGTGATGCTCAGATTACCATATCCCAAAACCTTAAACTCTCAG GTGCTGTGATTGTGTCCACTCCACAAGATGTTGCGCTTGCTGATGCTAATAGAGGAATCTCCATGTTCGACAAAGTTAGAGTACCT ATCTTGGGACTTGTGGAGAACATGAGTTGCTTTGTTTGTCCTCATTGTAACGAAGCTTCTTTCATATTTGGGAAAGAAGGAGCACGCCAGATGGCTGCAAAGAAGGGCTTGAAACTCATCGGtgag ATTCCACTGGAAATGAAGATCAGAGAAGGTTCTGATGAAGGTGTTCCTGTGGTTGTTTCTTCACCTGGATCTGTAGTATCAAAAGCTTATGAAGATCTAGCTCTAAACGTGGTGAATAGGCTCAAGGAGCTACGGGATAATCCAGAGAATGATATTCAGATGAAACTTAACGTTCCACACTCATCACAGAACAAGCCATGA